One genomic window of Pirellulales bacterium includes the following:
- a CDS encoding class I SAM-dependent methyltransferase yields the protein MSETTRPPTVSAADWDERYRSGELPWDTQRPSPELMRVLDEGFVAPGRALELGCGTGTNAIYLAERRFQVTALDLSAIAIDRARQRAQAAAVRVDFFVDDVAAAPMVPPFDFVFDRGCYHCVRRVNLAGYMASVERLTRPGTKYLLLAGNANEDGEGPPRVHDHEIRAELGMLFDIQWIRSFRFEDPEGAERYLGWSVGMVRREA from the coding sequence ATGAGCGAAACCACGCGTCCGCCTACGGTTTCTGCCGCCGATTGGGATGAACGATACCGCTCGGGCGAACTCCCGTGGGACACGCAGCGCCCCTCGCCCGAATTAATGCGCGTATTGGACGAGGGCTTCGTGGCGCCGGGGCGCGCTCTTGAGCTAGGATGCGGAACCGGTACGAACGCGATTTACCTGGCCGAACGCCGATTCCAGGTAACCGCGCTTGACTTGTCCGCCATTGCCATCGATCGGGCTCGTCAGCGCGCACAGGCTGCGGCCGTGCGCGTCGACTTTTTCGTAGACGACGTTGCCGCGGCGCCCATGGTTCCTCCCTTCGATTTCGTTTTTGACCGCGGTTGTTACCATTGCGTGCGCCGCGTGAATCTCGCCGGCTATATGGCCAGCGTCGAACGGCTGACACGGCCGGGCACGAAGTATCTGCTCCTGGCCGGCAATGCCAATGAGGACGGCGAAGGGCCGCCGCGCGTCCACGACCATGAAATTCGTGCCGAGCTTGGCATGCTCTTCGACATTCAATGGATTCGATCGTTCCGGTTCGAGGATCCCGAAGGCGCCGAACGGTATCTGGGCTGGAGCGTGGGGATGGTCCGCCGCGAAGCATAG
- a CDS encoding flavin monoamine oxidase family protein has translation MAVASVNNGRSNDDYDVIVVGAGLAGLCAARELVKRGLRCVVLEARDRVGGRTLSQQLGRDTIDLGGQWIGPKQHRLAALAAELGVERFPQYDTGTKLLSWAGKLQRYDGDLPRLSILAQLELLWASKRLEKFGREIPAERPWDAPHARDWDSITLETWKRRNMRSGGARLFLDIVTRAVFTSEPRDLSFLYFLNYLRSGQGLESLISIRGGAQQERFVGGAQQISQKLAKGLGQHVVLSAPVRAIEQNAGGVVVRSDVGSFTAQRVIVAVPPLLAGRIHYESPLPAARDQIAARMPMGSVIKYIATYDRAFWREAGLSGEAFSDTGPTVTTFDDSSHDGAQPALVTFSDGEVARVWGERSPDERRTAVLAELARFFGPQALQPSGFAEKNWNDDPWSRGCYVGVTAPGALTSFGYALRQPCGRIHWSGTETADEWLGYLDGAIQSGERAAAEVAPLVASGLASAARR, from the coding sequence GTGGCGGTCGCTAGCGTTAACAACGGTCGCTCGAACGACGATTACGATGTGATCGTCGTCGGCGCCGGCCTGGCCGGGTTGTGCGCCGCGCGAGAACTGGTGAAACGCGGTCTACGCTGTGTCGTCCTCGAAGCGCGCGACCGCGTCGGTGGCCGAACACTTAGCCAACAACTCGGTCGCGATACAATCGACCTCGGCGGCCAGTGGATCGGGCCCAAGCAGCATCGGCTGGCGGCGCTCGCGGCCGAGTTGGGCGTCGAGCGCTTTCCGCAATACGACACCGGCACCAAGCTTCTTTCCTGGGCCGGCAAGCTACAGCGTTACGACGGCGACCTGCCGCGACTTTCGATCCTGGCGCAGCTCGAGCTGTTATGGGCCAGCAAGCGCCTCGAGAAATTCGGGCGCGAGATTCCGGCCGAACGCCCGTGGGATGCACCGCACGCCCGCGATTGGGACAGCATCACCCTGGAAACCTGGAAGCGGCGCAACATGCGTTCCGGCGGGGCACGGCTGTTTCTCGATATTGTCACGCGCGCGGTGTTCACGTCGGAGCCGCGCGATTTGTCGTTCTTGTATTTCCTGAACTATCTGCGCTCCGGCCAAGGGTTGGAAAGCCTGATCTCGATTCGCGGCGGCGCGCAGCAAGAACGCTTTGTCGGCGGGGCGCAGCAAATCTCGCAGAAGCTGGCCAAGGGCCTTGGCCAGCACGTGGTTCTGAGCGCGCCGGTCCGAGCGATCGAACAGAATGCCGGTGGCGTGGTGGTGCGCAGCGACGTCGGAAGCTTTACCGCGCAGCGGGTCATCGTGGCGGTGCCGCCGCTCTTGGCCGGGCGGATTCACTACGAGTCGCCGCTGCCGGCTGCGCGCGACCAGATCGCGGCCCGCATGCCGATGGGCTCGGTCATTAAGTACATCGCGACCTATGATCGTGCCTTCTGGCGCGAAGCGGGACTCTCGGGCGAGGCCTTTAGCGATACGGGCCCCACGGTCACCACGTTCGACGACTCGTCGCACGACGGCGCGCAGCCGGCACTCGTTACCTTCAGCGATGGCGAAGTGGCGCGCGTGTGGGGTGAGCGATCGCCCGACGAGCGGCGCACGGCGGTACTCGCCGAGCTAGCTCGTTTTTTTGGCCCGCAGGCGCTCCAGCCGTCCGGCTTCGCCGAGAAGAATTGGAACGACGATCCCTGGAGCCGCGGCTGCTACGTGGGCGTGACGGCGCCGGGAGCACTGACGAGCTTCGGCTATGCGCTGCGGCAGCCGTGCGGGCGGATTCACTGGTCAGGAACCGAAACCGCCGACGAGTGGCTGGGCTATCTCGACGGAGCGATTCAATCCGGCGAACGCGCTGCGGCGGAAGTTGCGCCGCTCGTGGCTTCTGGTCTGGCGTCGGCAGCCAGACGCTAG
- a CDS encoding ABC transporter ATP-binding protein, with product MIEVRHLRKQYDNKVAIANLNLSIPAGEVYGLIGPNGAGKTTLIRILATLLEPTYGQVTIAGIDVLERPLDVHPLIGYMSDFFSLYDDMLVWEYLDHFAGCYRIERARRKQLIADVLELVSLEVRRDDKIKALSRGMRQRLCFAKTLLHQPQVLLLDEPASGLDPAGRIEFREILKKLHEMGRTVLISSHILTEMADFCTSIGIFEQGQLLASGRVDDILRQLESRMRLVIEVADGQAVRLATLLENEPAVEGIEAADGQVICGWGATRDELPGLHRRVVEQGIPIVSFRIERDDLEDIYMRISRHKTS from the coding sequence ATGATCGAAGTCCGTCATCTGCGCAAGCAGTACGACAACAAGGTGGCCATTGCCAACCTGAACTTGTCGATCCCCGCGGGCGAAGTGTACGGGCTGATCGGCCCCAACGGTGCCGGCAAGACGACTCTGATTCGCATCCTGGCGACGCTGCTCGAGCCGACGTATGGCCAGGTAACGATCGCCGGCATCGACGTGCTCGAGCGACCGCTCGATGTGCATCCGCTGATCGGCTACATGTCGGACTTCTTCAGCCTGTACGACGACATGCTCGTGTGGGAGTATCTCGATCATTTCGCGGGCTGCTACCGCATCGAGCGCGCGCGGCGCAAACAACTCATCGCCGACGTGCTGGAACTGGTAAGCCTGGAGGTGCGGCGCGACGACAAGATCAAGGCCTTGTCGCGCGGCATGCGGCAGCGCCTCTGTTTCGCAAAGACGCTTTTGCACCAGCCGCAGGTGCTGCTGTTGGACGAGCCGGCCTCGGGCCTCGATCCCGCCGGTCGCATCGAGTTTCGCGAGATCCTCAAGAAGCTGCACGAGATGGGGCGCACGGTGCTGATCTCGAGTCACATCCTGACCGAGATGGCCGATTTCTGCACGTCGATCGGCATCTTCGAACAAGGCCAGTTGCTGGCCAGCGGCCGGGTCGACGACATACTGCGACAGCTCGAGTCGCGGATGCGCCTGGTGATCGAAGTCGCCGACGGACAGGCCGTACGACTGGCGACGCTGCTCGAAAACGAGCCGGCCGTCGAGGGAATCGAAGCAGCGGACGGGCAGGTGATCTGTGGGTGGGGCGCAACGCGCGATGAATTGCCCGGGCTGCACCGGCGGGTTGTCGAGCAAGGAATTCCTATCGTCTCCTTTCGGATCGAACGCGACGATCTGGAAGACATCTACATGCGTATCTCTCGGCACAAGACGAGTTGA